The DNA sequence CTCGTCGCTCATCATATAACATTCATGATATAGCACTCATGGTATGGCCTTGATGATATGACATTGATGAATTGACGCCGACCGGAGATTACGCAGGTTCACGGCCATGGTGACGCTTTAGCTCTCATCGTCTGCCGGTATTTCCTGGCGTGCCAGCATCCAATAACGATCGCCCAGCGTATAGCGAGAAAAGGCGACGCCAAACAGCTGTGATAACCGCTCTGGCTGCATCACCTGCACCGTCGGCCCGTGTGCAATCAATTGGCCATGTTCCATCAGCCATACACGGTCTGCATGGTGTAGGGTGTGATTCAAATCGTGGCCGGAAACCACCGCCGCAATACCATACCGACACACCTCAGCCAGTAGGCTATCAAGGGCGACGCGCTGACCAATATCCAGGCTGGCCGCAGGCTCATCAAGCAGGAGCAGGCGTGCCGCAGGGTTTAAAGTCGGCCAAATCTGCAAAAACACCGCCGCCAATCTGACCCGCTGCCACTCGCCGCCGGAGAGTTGATTCAACGGGCGAGCCAGTTTTTCGCGCAATAACAGGCGCTCGGCCAGCTCATGCACCACCCCATCCACTTGCTTGCTATCTGCATGCGGCGGCTGATGCAATTGCAGGTACTGGAATACCGGCATCAACACCTGTACCGCATGCTGTTGCGGCAAGTAGGCCCGCACGCGCGCCATATCGCGAGCAGACCAGCCCGCCATCGGCTGCCCCAACAAAGAGAGCGTCCCCTGCCCCGACAACACACCGGCCATGTATGCCAGTAGCGTGCTTTTCCCTGCGCCATTAGGCCCGATGAGATGTATCAGCTCACCGGCCATACCGCTCACGCAGACATCATGCAAACGCTGGCGCACACTGGCATGCTGCACGGTAATCACCGGCGACACGTCGCCGTCAATGCCAGCGGCAGGTGAGGGCTGCGTCATCTTACGATGCCAATGCCTGCTTGATGGCAGCAAGTAGCTGCGCATCGTCCGGCGTCATGTCCGGTGAAAAGCGCGCCACGACGTCCCCCTGACGATTAATCAGGAATTTTTCAAAATTCCATAATATATCGCCGGGGTGTTGCGGTGCCTGCCCACGGCTAACGCGACGCGCATAAAATTCACTGCCCTGTGGATACTGAGCCTGCGGTTGTGCATGAATTAACGCCTGATAGAGCGGATGACGCCCCGCGCCGTTAACCTCGAGCTTACTAAACAGAGGAAACTGCACACCGAAGGTGGTACGGCAAAAAGCCTGAATGTCTTCATGGCTGCCGGGCTCCTGGCCTGCAAATTGATTACACGGAAAACCGAGCACCGCAAATCCCTCATCGCGATAGGTTTTATACAGGCTTTCCAACCCTTCATACTGATTGGTCAAACCGCATTGCGAAGCTACATTCACCACCAGCAGTACCTGCTCACGCCAGTTCGCTAATGATGTGGCGTGCCCGTCGATGGTTTGCAGGGGAATGTCATATAATGCGTTACTCATATTTTCTTCCTTAATTATCAATCGATTGGCAGTTTAACCCGCCTTATCCGATGCTCATTGAGCACCTCTTATGCCTGATGGCGCAGCAATAGCCAAATGAACCAGGGCGCGCCGAGCGTTGCCGTCACCACCCCTACCGGCAGCTCGGCGACCGGCAACAGCGTGCGCGCCAACGTATCTGCCAGCAGCAGCACCAGTGCGCCGCTGACGCCGCATCCGGTTAAGAGATAGCGCTGATCGGTCAGGCCACACAAGCGCAAAATATGCGGAATAACCAAACCGAGAAAGCCAATAACGCCAGCCAACGCCACGCTGATGCCCATCACCGTCCCCATCATCACGAGCAGCAGGTTGCGCCAGTAAAATACTGCGACCCCCAGTTGACGCGCGGCCATCTCACCGAGCGCCAGTTGATTGAGCACCCCACCCACGCTCGCTAATCCTATCAGCAGCGGCAGCAGTAACAGCATCAGGCCGCCATAGCGCCAGTCAACGCCGCTAAAGCCCCCCATCATCCAGTACATCAGTTGGCGCAAATCCAGACTGGTGCTGAAATACACCGCCCAGGTCATCAGAGCGCTACAAATAATGCCAAGCCCGACGCCAATCAACAGCAACCGGGCATTGGATACGCCAGCGCGG is a window from the Dickeya lacustris genome containing:
- the btuC gene encoding vitamin B12 ABC transporter permease BtuC, with the translated sequence MPPIQVNYSRLKQQQLRRNRLRLLALWLILVVGIVVSLCAGEHWIWPLYWLDSGSSVFIWQLRLPRTLAVMLVGASLAMGGAVMQAVFDNPLSEPGLLGVSSGAGVALVLAVLIGQGALPIWCLSLCAIAGALLMTLLLLHFSRAGVSNARLLLIGVGLGIICSALMTWAVYFSTSLDLRQLMYWMMGGFSGVDWRYGGLMLLLLPLLIGLASVGGVLNQLALGEMAARQLGVAVFYWRNLLLVMMGTVMGISVALAGVIGFLGLVIPHILRLCGLTDQRYLLTGCGVSGALVLLLADTLARTLLPVAELPVGVVTATLGAPWFIWLLLRHQA
- the btuD gene encoding vitamin B12 ABC transporter ATP-binding protein BtuD, with the translated sequence MTQPSPAAGIDGDVSPVITVQHASVRQRLHDVCVSGMAGELIHLIGPNGAGKSTLLAYMAGVLSGQGTLSLLGQPMAGWSARDMARVRAYLPQQHAVQVLMPVFQYLQLHQPPHADSKQVDGVVHELAERLLLREKLARPLNQLSGGEWQRVRLAAVFLQIWPTLNPAARLLLLDEPAASLDIGQRVALDSLLAEVCRYGIAAVVSGHDLNHTLHHADRVWLMEHGQLIAHGPTVQVMQPERLSQLFGVAFSRYTLGDRYWMLARQEIPADDES
- a CDS encoding glutathione peroxidase, whose protein sequence is MSNALYDIPLQTIDGHATSLANWREQVLLVVNVASQCGLTNQYEGLESLYKTYRDEGFAVLGFPCNQFAGQEPGSHEDIQAFCRTTFGVQFPLFSKLEVNGAGRHPLYQALIHAQPQAQYPQGSEFYARRVSRGQAPQHPGDILWNFEKFLINRQGDVVARFSPDMTPDDAQLLAAIKQALAS